One Acinetobacter colistiniresistens DNA segment encodes these proteins:
- a CDS encoding RelA/SpoT family protein, with protein MVTVREQLPGRLQELSEEATGEHAAEAQSSLVSWLDRVRDILDGAELKQLQQVAELTLAKELQATDNHRINTFSTGIGMADILAHLHVDEDTLSAAVLYRSVREGLITLEDIQQQFGEQVLSLVQGTLAMGKLSELIEKNKRLEDHFNNNQREHLNGIYKMLISVTEDVRVVLIKLAERTYALRELATASKERQERVAREILTIYSPLAHRLGIAQLKWELEDLAFRYLAPERYKEIASLLNEKRLEREQYIQFVIDKLKTELASYDIQAEITGRVKHIYSIYRKMKSKNLSFDQLYDIRAVRVLVKSVPDCYHALGIVHQLWRHIPNQFDDYVTNPKANGYRSLHTAVIAENKSLEVQIRTFEMHNEAELGVCSHFNYKEGAKNTDHSFNDRLHSLRAVLEHYQERTETTPHAEDEESNGIDQIQDFENFEKIYVFSRDGDIKELPRGSTVLDFAYHVHTEVGNKCYAARVNQRYVPLTYTLKTGEQVEILTKKDREPNRDWLVNSLGYIKTARARDKLRHWFRQQDRSKNVEVGRELLNKELARLAIHPKSIDLKDYSSHFNLKSGDDILVALVSGDISLHALMNQVNRQMHLDQDEPELVLKPALNPRASHTLSAHGILIDGLDNVELHIAQCCQPVHGESIGGYITLNRGVSIHKVACPDYLRMTTQEPERAVEADWEMQPTRGQSVQIVVEAYDRRGLLKDLTQVIFSDQINIRQVNTISEADGIANMKLLIEVKGLAQLSRLLARLEQQPGIISARRLVQGS; from the coding sequence ATGGTCACAGTACGTGAGCAGTTACCTGGACGACTCCAAGAGTTGTCTGAGGAAGCGACTGGAGAACATGCCGCTGAAGCGCAAAGTAGTCTAGTGTCTTGGCTAGACCGAGTGCGTGATATTTTGGATGGGGCAGAGCTAAAACAACTTCAACAAGTTGCGGAGCTAACCTTAGCAAAAGAATTACAAGCGACGGACAATCATCGTATCAATACCTTTAGTACCGGGATTGGTATGGCGGATATTCTGGCGCATCTGCATGTTGACGAAGACACGCTTTCAGCGGCAGTGTTATATCGTAGCGTGCGTGAGGGACTGATTACTCTAGAAGATATCCAGCAACAGTTTGGCGAGCAAGTCTTGAGCCTGGTTCAAGGCACACTTGCAATGGGTAAGCTGTCTGAGTTGATTGAAAAAAATAAACGCTTAGAAGATCATTTTAATAATAACCAGCGGGAACATTTAAACGGCATTTATAAAATGCTGATTTCAGTGACGGAAGACGTGCGGGTTGTATTAATTAAACTGGCAGAACGAACCTACGCTTTACGTGAGTTGGCGACCGCAAGCAAAGAGCGTCAGGAACGTGTCGCACGTGAAATTCTTACGATTTACTCCCCACTGGCCCATCGTTTGGGGATTGCCCAACTGAAGTGGGAGCTGGAAGATCTTGCCTTCCGCTATTTGGCGCCTGAACGTTATAAAGAAATTGCCTCTCTACTCAATGAAAAGCGTTTAGAGCGTGAGCAATATATTCAGTTTGTAATTGATAAATTGAAAACGGAATTGGCCAGTTATGATATTCAGGCTGAAATCACGGGGCGGGTGAAGCACATTTATTCGATTTATCGAAAAATGAAAAGCAAAAACCTCAGCTTCGATCAGCTGTATGATATTCGTGCTGTGCGTGTCTTGGTCAAGAGTGTTCCAGATTGTTATCACGCCTTAGGCATCGTACATCAGTTATGGCGTCACATTCCGAACCAGTTTGATGACTATGTTACTAATCCGAAAGCCAATGGTTATCGCTCATTGCATACCGCAGTGATTGCTGAGAATAAATCTCTGGAAGTACAAATTCGTACCTTTGAGATGCATAACGAAGCAGAGTTGGGGGTGTGTTCGCACTTTAACTATAAAGAAGGTGCCAAGAATACCGATCATTCCTTCAATGATCGTTTACATTCTCTCCGTGCGGTGCTTGAGCATTATCAAGAGCGGACGGAAACCACACCCCATGCTGAAGATGAAGAGTCGAATGGCATTGATCAGATTCAGGATTTTGAGAATTTTGAAAAGATCTATGTGTTTAGCCGTGACGGGGATATTAAAGAATTACCGCGTGGTTCAACTGTTTTAGACTTTGCTTACCATGTACATACCGAAGTGGGGAACAAGTGTTATGCAGCACGTGTCAACCAGCGTTATGTGCCATTAACCTATACCCTGAAAACGGGTGAGCAGGTTGAAATTTTAACCAAGAAAGATCGTGAGCCGAACCGTGACTGGTTGGTGAATTCGCTGGGTTATATCAAGACCGCGCGTGCGCGTGACAAGTTGCGGCATTGGTTTAGACAGCAGGATCGCAGCAAGAACGTTGAAGTTGGACGGGAGTTACTCAATAAAGAGCTGGCACGGTTAGCGATTCACCCAAAAAGTATTGATTTAAAAGACTATTCATCGCATTTTAACCTGAAATCAGGTGATGATATTTTAGTGGCTTTGGTCAGTGGTGATATCAGTCTGCATGCCTTGATGAATCAAGTGAATCGTCAAATGCATCTGGATCAGGATGAACCAGAGCTGGTGTTAAAGCCAGCCTTGAATCCACGTGCCAGCCATACCTTATCGGCGCATGGGATCTTGATTGATGGGTTGGACAATGTGGAGTTGCATATTGCGCAATGTTGTCAGCCTGTCCATGGTGAATCGATTGGCGGATATATCACCTTGAATCGTGGGGTCAGCATTCATAAGGTCGCGTGTCCGGATTACTTGCGCATGACCACACAAGAGCCTGAACGTGCGGTTGAAGCCGATTGGGAAATGCAACCGACACGTGGCCAGAGTGTGCAGATCGTGGTGGAAGCCTATGATCGTCGTGGTTTACTCAAAGATCTGACACAGGTGATTTTCTCAGACCAAATCAATATTCGTCAGGTCAATACCATTTCTGAGGCAGATGGTATTGCCAACATGAAGTTATTGATTGAAGTCAAAGGTTTGGCACAGTTGTCACGTTTGTTGGCTCGTTTAGAGCAGCAACCTGGGATTATCAGTGCCAGACGGTTGGTTCAAGGAAGCTAG
- the rlmD gene encoding 23S rRNA (uracil(1939)-C(5))-methyltransferase RlmD produces the protein MKHKAKQRPAQYPSYTFQVEAFSHEGRGIAHYGTHPDHPKEKHGKKVFIRYALVGETVQAKITNQTSRLEEADMIKLESDAAGGRVDPICPHFGVCGGCSLQHIHPDEQILLKQNVLKSHLEHFAGLQPEQWLDPIRSVKADYRRRARIGVRYIAKQNRLVMGFREHHSNHLTPIQQCKVLDQTLSESLPELKKLLESLTGKAHIGHIELAMGDSEVALLIRHLDELNVSDVNQLRQFSLLKGWQLYLQPKGGDSLHRVDDSQAAMRLHYSLDDFAVKFAFSPLDFTQVNSGVNAQMIHLACELLQLQKGERVLDLFCGLGNFSLPIARCVGETGQVVGVEASDEMVKRATENAQANHLSQAIFFSQDLTKDFSHHSWAKQGFDALLIDPPRSGAFEVMQYVPNFGAKRIVYVSCNPSTLARDAGVLAQYGYQLKKAAVMDMFTHTEHVESIALFEKVERLEKIEEIND, from the coding sequence TTGAAACATAAAGCGAAACAACGTCCAGCACAATATCCAAGCTATACCTTTCAAGTCGAGGCTTTTTCTCATGAGGGGCGTGGCATTGCGCATTATGGAACGCATCCAGATCATCCTAAAGAAAAGCACGGCAAGAAAGTTTTTATCCGTTATGCCCTTGTCGGCGAAACGGTGCAGGCCAAGATTACCAATCAGACTTCACGCTTAGAAGAAGCGGATATGATCAAGCTGGAGAGTGATGCAGCCGGGGGCCGAGTGGATCCCATTTGTCCGCATTTCGGCGTGTGTGGCGGCTGTAGCTTGCAGCACATTCATCCTGATGAGCAAATTTTGTTAAAACAGAATGTATTAAAATCCCATCTAGAACATTTTGCTGGATTGCAGCCTGAACAATGGCTCGATCCCATTCGTTCAGTCAAAGCTGATTATCGTCGTCGTGCCCGCATCGGGGTGCGTTATATTGCCAAGCAAAACCGTTTGGTGATGGGGTTTCGTGAGCATCACAGTAATCATTTAACCCCGATTCAGCAGTGTAAAGTGCTTGATCAAACCTTATCGGAAAGTTTACCAGAACTAAAAAAACTACTCGAAAGTCTTACAGGCAAAGCCCATATTGGTCATATAGAGTTGGCAATGGGAGACAGTGAGGTGGCCTTATTAATTCGTCATTTGGATGAATTAAATGTGTCGGATGTCAACCAATTACGTCAATTTTCGTTACTCAAAGGATGGCAGTTGTATTTGCAGCCTAAAGGGGGAGATAGCTTACATCGTGTGGATGATTCACAAGCCGCAATGCGTTTGCATTACAGTTTGGATGATTTTGCCGTCAAATTCGCGTTTTCACCCTTAGATTTTACTCAAGTGAACAGTGGGGTAAATGCACAGATGATTCACTTGGCATGTGAATTGCTTCAGTTACAGAAAGGGGAAAGAGTACTGGACCTCTTCTGTGGGTTAGGTAATTTTTCTCTCCCGATTGCACGTTGTGTGGGTGAGACAGGTCAAGTGGTCGGCGTTGAGGCGAGTGACGAGATGGTCAAAAGGGCAACTGAAAATGCGCAAGCAAATCATTTGTCTCAGGCAATATTCTTTTCACAAGATTTAACAAAAGACTTTTCGCATCATTCTTGGGCGAAACAGGGATTTGATGCATTATTAATCGATCCTCCACGATCAGGTGCGTTTGAAGTCATGCAATATGTACCTAATTTTGGAGCGAAAAGAATCGTTTATGTTTCATGTAACCCATCAACACTGGCAAGGGATGCAGGTGTACTGGCACAATATGGCTATCAATTAAAGAAAGCTGCGGTAATGGATATGTTCACGCATACTGAACATGTGGAATCGATTGCCCTGTTTGAAAAAGTTGAACGGCTTGAAAAAATCGAAGAGATAAACGATTAA
- a CDS encoding 3'-5' exonuclease, with translation MNLRFPILVFDIETLTDLKAGAHLYHLDLPEADVEQALTKIRRQESGMDFQRLPLHEIVCISGLWIDEKGYRLFSFSQEQNSEAEMLAKFLSIFDKKQPTLVSWNGSQFDLPVILFRTMYHGLSAPSLFDQGEIDQQKRFNNYQNRYHHRHVDLMDVMAMFNGRNFQKLDDIACLLGFPGKRGETGYHVPEYVRNKQWLELCSYCEGDVLNTWLVYLRWLLLKGQLNQQDHQHLVQSTIAYLQTQTQQTDFLQVWQQTSQYTVFTADTFAPNN, from the coding sequence ATGAATTTACGTTTTCCGATTTTAGTTTTTGATATTGAGACCCTGACCGATTTAAAGGCAGGCGCACATCTATATCATCTTGACTTGCCTGAAGCTGATGTGGAGCAGGCGCTCACTAAAATTCGTCGCCAAGAGTCGGGGATGGACTTTCAGCGGTTACCTTTGCATGAAATCGTCTGTATTTCCGGTTTATGGATTGATGAAAAAGGCTACCGTCTGTTTTCATTTAGTCAGGAACAAAATAGCGAAGCTGAAATGCTGGCAAAATTCTTATCAATTTTTGACAAGAAGCAGCCCACCTTAGTCAGTTGGAATGGCTCGCAATTTGATTTGCCTGTGATTCTGTTTCGTACCATGTATCATGGGCTTTCTGCACCGAGTCTGTTTGATCAAGGCGAAATTGATCAGCAAAAGCGTTTTAACAACTATCAGAACCGTTACCATCATCGTCATGTTGACTTGATGGATGTGATGGCGATGTTTAATGGTCGTAACTTCCAGAAATTGGATGATATTGCCTGTTTGCTCGGTTTTCCCGGAAAACGTGGTGAGACGGGCTATCATGTGCCAGAATATGTACGGAACAAACAATGGTTAGAATTGTGCAGTTACTGTGAAGGTGATGTACTGAATACCTGGTTGGTTTATCTTCGTTGGCTGTTGCTTAAAGGCCAATTAAATCAGCAGGATCATCAGCATTTAGTTCAATCCACCATTGCTTATTTACAAACGCAAACGCAACAAACAGATTTTTTACAGGTATGGCAGCAAACATCGCAATATACTGTATTCACCGCAGATACTTTTGCGCCAAACAATTAG
- the cysM gene encoding cysteine synthase CysM: MTNTQTDFLADEFLLDDYVGKTPLVRLQRLACHTQATVLAKLEGNNPAGSVKDRPAYNMIIQAEKRGQIQPGDTLIEATSGNTGIALAMVAAMRGYKMKLIMPNNMSQERKDAMLAYGAELIEVTQQQGMEGARDLALQMQAEGKGFVLNQFGNPDNVEAHYLTTGPEIWKQTGGKITHFVSSMGTTGTIMGVSKYLKQQNPDIQIVGLQPSDGSSIAGIRRWPEEYLPTIFDRSRVDRIIDIPQIEAEKTMRKLARTEGISAGTSSGGAVWASIKIAEEKPDAVIVCIICDRGDRYLSTGLFSVQD; this comes from the coding sequence ATGACGAATACGCAAACTGATTTTTTAGCAGATGAATTTTTACTGGATGATTATGTCGGTAAAACCCCTTTGGTGCGTTTGCAGCGTTTAGCGTGTCATACCCAAGCCACGGTATTAGCAAAATTAGAAGGTAATAACCCCGCAGGATCGGTGAAAGATCGTCCAGCCTATAACATGATTATTCAGGCGGAAAAACGGGGCCAGATTCAACCAGGGGATACCTTAATCGAAGCGACCAGTGGTAATACCGGGATCGCGTTGGCCATGGTTGCAGCCATGCGCGGCTATAAAATGAAGTTGATCATGCCGAACAATATGAGCCAAGAGCGTAAAGATGCGATGTTGGCTTATGGGGCTGAGTTGATTGAAGTTACGCAGCAGCAAGGCATGGAAGGAGCACGTGATCTTGCACTGCAAATGCAGGCAGAAGGTAAAGGCTTTGTGTTGAACCAGTTCGGTAACCCTGACAATGTCGAGGCACATTACCTGACCACAGGTCCAGAAATCTGGAAGCAAACAGGTGGGAAAATTACTCACTTTGTCAGCTCAATGGGGACCACTGGAACCATCATGGGCGTTTCCAAATATCTCAAGCAACAAAATCCTGATATTCAAATTGTGGGCTTACAGCCTTCGGATGGTTCCAGCATTGCAGGGATTCGTCGCTGGCCAGAAGAATATTTGCCGACCATTTTTGACCGTAGCCGTGTCGACCGCATCATTGATATTCCTCAGATTGAAGCGGAAAAGACCATGCGTAAGCTGGCGCGTACTGAGGGCATCAGTGCAGGAACATCTTCTGGTGGCGCAGTGTGGGCATCAATTAAAATCGCAGAAGAAAAACCAGATGCGGTGATTGTCTGCATTATCTGTGACCGTGGTGATCGTTATTTATCAACGGGATTATTCTCAGTACAAGATTAG
- a CDS encoding GacS-like sensor histidine kinase, which translates to MSNFNKTISKRLRLNHAYGQLIALILVPIAILTSVGILWVLAETTNSAKQQQRSDAAAILARYHQTANDLLRLVQEQPDQYDRAQNIMQKMFDEKNLQRAVLIDNKGQTYLSVGYQNNRFWPSFPENRNFFGPIPHNHNSIYGSKLDSSNSDSVWLMIELDNQPLELARYKILLSLVVTGLMTLLILLFCLNVFSRRWLAPLYEIRMQMQRLNADTLDQHIVVNSTGELRLLQRDIANVVKRLHFSFLELKEHTEQTEEDLRRTLDTLEVQNITYRQARDQAISSNQSKSVFLANISHELRTPLNSIDGFIHLLLRQQNLSNEQNLYLQTIRKSSAHLLALINDVLDFSKIDAGKLELETAPFDLEEAIFDVMDMLSPLAAQKHINMAFYYAENIPKHVVGDALRFKQILTNLISNAIKFTPDGEIIVRVRMEDDEIGQCLLHFSVQDSGIGLSGTDRKKLFESFSQGDASVTRQFGGTGLGLAISKQLVHLMHGQIGFEDNQERAPTEKGSTFWFTASFKVEEQDEFVEHPRFDHLQVVSYLAHPATASVLRSYLENYHVSHIETQSILDLFSRLNHLNQQENTWLIVDHSGDTEALLKEIRQRYHGNLAVYGYQMSLEPNMLNEYRARPLYQPLSRRELVQLLGNQPIFEQESEDFNGQGLHVLAVDDHLPNLIVLEALLGELNVTTTKALSGQKAIDIIQERIEQKSPPFDLVFMDIQMPVMSGIDTTRAIRSLESTLDNGMQLPIIALTAHALADEKQKLLKVGMNDYVTKPIQMEQIIQILTHWTKNNFSTQPATTEPKRPTESIDPQILNWQQSVQLAANKEDLAQDLLNMLVDSFDTELAEMQQLIEMEDFPQLEHVLHRLYGATRYVGTPNLQQVSGEFEQFVSTLRKERRKADDVFIRETNHRFNELSTAIEQVRQAANLILHSYDN; encoded by the coding sequence ATGTCAAATTTCAATAAGACCATATCGAAACGTTTACGCCTCAATCATGCTTATGGGCAGTTGATTGCACTGATTCTTGTGCCAATTGCAATTTTGACCAGTGTAGGGATTCTTTGGGTTTTAGCAGAAACAACCAATTCAGCCAAACAACAACAACGCTCAGATGCTGCTGCGATTTTGGCGCGTTATCACCAAACCGCAAATGATTTATTACGCTTGGTACAAGAACAACCAGATCAATATGATCGCGCTCAAAACATTATGCAAAAAATGTTTGATGAGAAGAACTTACAGCGTGCAGTCTTGATTGACAACAAAGGCCAAACCTATCTCAGTGTCGGGTATCAAAACAACCGGTTTTGGCCCAGTTTTCCAGAAAATCGTAATTTTTTCGGCCCAATTCCGCATAATCACAACAGTATTTATGGTTCAAAATTAGACAGCAGCAATTCAGATTCAGTCTGGTTGATGATTGAACTCGATAACCAACCACTCGAATTAGCACGCTACAAAATTCTGTTATCTCTGGTCGTGACCGGACTGATGACCTTACTGATTTTATTGTTCTGTTTAAACGTTTTCTCACGTCGCTGGCTCGCACCGCTCTATGAAATCCGCATGCAGATGCAACGTCTCAATGCCGACACCCTAGATCAGCATATTGTGGTGAACAGTACCGGTGAACTGCGTTTACTGCAGCGTGATATTGCCAATGTGGTGAAACGTCTGCATTTCAGTTTTTTAGAATTAAAAGAACATACCGAACAAACCGAAGAAGATTTACGCCGAACACTGGATACCTTAGAAGTTCAGAACATTACCTATCGCCAGGCGCGTGACCAAGCAATTTCATCAAACCAGTCTAAATCGGTGTTCTTGGCCAACATCAGTCATGAACTCAGAACACCGCTAAACAGTATTGATGGCTTTATTCACTTATTACTACGCCAACAAAACCTCAGCAATGAGCAGAACCTTTACCTGCAAACCATTCGCAAATCTTCTGCTCACTTATTGGCGCTGATTAATGATGTACTGGATTTCTCAAAAATTGATGCAGGTAAACTCGAACTCGAAACGGCTCCTTTTGACCTTGAAGAAGCTATTTTTGATGTGATGGATATGCTCTCGCCTTTGGCTGCACAAAAGCATATCAATATGGCGTTTTACTATGCAGAGAACATTCCCAAGCATGTGGTCGGTGATGCGCTACGCTTTAAGCAAATCCTGACCAACCTGATTTCCAATGCGATCAAGTTCACCCCTGATGGTGAAATCATCGTGCGGGTACGTATGGAAGATGATGAGATCGGGCAATGTTTACTGCATTTTAGTGTTCAAGACAGCGGCATTGGTCTGAGTGGCACTGATCGTAAAAAGCTGTTTGAATCCTTCTCTCAGGGCGATGCATCGGTGACACGCCAATTTGGCGGTACAGGACTTGGCCTCGCCATTTCCAAACAGTTGGTGCATTTGATGCATGGTCAGATTGGCTTTGAAGATAATCAAGAACGCGCGCCAACTGAAAAAGGCTCAACCTTCTGGTTCACCGCTTCATTTAAAGTTGAAGAACAGGATGAGTTTGTTGAACATCCTCGTTTCGACCATTTACAAGTGGTGTCTTATCTTGCCCATCCTGCAACGGCTAGCGTACTACGTTCATATTTAGAGAACTACCATGTCTCTCACATTGAAACACAATCGATTCTGGACTTATTCAGCCGTTTGAATCATCTCAATCAACAAGAAAATACTTGGCTGATTGTCGATCATAGTGGTGATACAGAGGCCTTACTCAAAGAAATTCGTCAACGCTATCATGGCAATTTAGCAGTTTATGGCTATCAGATGAGTCTGGAGCCAAACATGCTGAATGAGTATCGTGCACGGCCATTGTATCAACCGCTGAGTCGTCGTGAATTGGTACAGTTACTGGGTAATCAACCCATTTTTGAACAAGAATCCGAAGACTTTAACGGTCAAGGCTTGCATGTCTTGGCTGTGGATGACCATTTGCCGAACTTGATTGTGCTTGAAGCCCTGCTCGGTGAGCTCAATGTCACCACCACCAAAGCTTTGAGTGGACAAAAGGCCATCGATATCATTCAGGAACGCATCGAACAAAAATCACCGCCATTTGATCTCGTGTTCATGGACATTCAAATGCCAGTCATGTCCGGGATTGATACCACACGTGCGATTCGCTCTCTCGAGTCAACCTTGGACAACGGTATGCAATTGCCGATCATTGCACTCACCGCCCATGCGCTGGCCGATGAAAAGCAAAAGCTACTCAAAGTCGGTATGAATGATTATGTGACCAAGCCGATTCAGATGGAGCAGATTATTCAAATCCTGACCCATTGGACCAAAAACAATTTCAGTACTCAGCCTGCGACGACTGAGCCGAAGCGCCCAACCGAATCCATTGATCCACAAATCTTAAACTGGCAGCAAAGCGTGCAGCTTGCAGCCAATAAAGAAGATTTGGCGCAAGATTTATTGAATATGCTGGTGGATAGCTTTGATACCGAGCTGGCAGAAATGCAACAATTGATTGAAATGGAAGATTTTCCACAACTGGAACACGTCCTGCATCGCCTCTATGGCGCAACCCGTTATGTCGGCACACCCAACTTGCAGCAAGTCTCTGGTGAATTTGAACAATTTGTCTCGACGCTACGTAAAGAACGGCGCAAGGCTGATGATGTGTTTATTCGTGAGACCAATCATCGTTTCAATGAGCTCAGCACAGCCATTGAACAGGTTCGACAGGCGGCTAATTTAATCTTGCATAGCTACGATAATTAA
- a CDS encoding crotonase/enoyl-CoA hydratase family protein translates to MALLRVEKNNGIATVSLNRPDKRNAMSFALLKELVATAKKIEKDRSIRCVILTGEAQVFSAGIDLSDLNNPKNTAFAAWELIKPGQSLFQKAFLIWQNLPIPVIAAIEGYCFGAGMQLALAADIRIATPTSQMSIMESRWGLVPDMGLTRSLKGLIGVDLAKELTLTARIFDAEYAKEIGLVTHLDADPLRKANSIAEEILQRSPDAIMAAKRVLDAMEHQPEKALRLEKLWQLKLLLGKNSSLARKKDKNPEIQFLPRQYK, encoded by the coding sequence ATGGCACTTTTACGCGTTGAAAAGAACAATGGAATCGCAACCGTTTCCTTAAACCGTCCAGATAAACGTAATGCAATGAGCTTTGCCTTACTCAAAGAACTGGTGGCAACTGCAAAAAAAATTGAAAAAGATCGTTCTATCCGTTGTGTCATCCTGACTGGTGAAGCACAAGTCTTTAGTGCAGGCATCGACCTTTCTGATTTAAACAATCCTAAAAATACTGCTTTTGCGGCGTGGGAACTGATTAAACCCGGACAAAGTCTATTCCAGAAGGCTTTCCTGATTTGGCAAAATTTACCAATCCCTGTGATTGCAGCAATCGAAGGCTATTGCTTTGGTGCTGGGATGCAACTGGCGCTTGCTGCGGACATTCGCATTGCAACACCAACTAGCCAAATGTCGATTATGGAAAGTCGTTGGGGTCTGGTGCCTGATATGGGGCTGACCCGTTCACTCAAAGGGCTGATTGGGGTTGACCTTGCCAAAGAACTGACACTCACTGCACGTATCTTTGATGCCGAATATGCCAAAGAAATTGGCTTGGTCACCCACTTGGATGCTGATCCACTTCGCAAAGCTAACAGCATTGCTGAAGAAATTTTACAACGTTCACCAGATGCCATCATGGCAGCCAAACGTGTCTTGGATGCGATGGAACACCAACCAGAAAAAGCATTGCGTTTAGAAAAACTTTGGCAACTCAAGCTACTCTTGGGTAAAAACAGTAGCTTGGCTCGTAAAAAGGACAAAAACCCAGAGATTCAATTCCTGCCGCGCCAATACAAATAA
- a CDS encoding NAD(P)-dependent oxidoreductase, with amino-acid sequence MHANQKTPIAFLGMGLMGTRMASRLLHAGYSVAVWNRSPHACEPLLQQGASLLAIDQIALYPVILTCLADDQAMQSVFAQIQPYLQAQQVIVDFSSLSVPATQQLAQSAQQQQVTWIDSPVSGGTIGAEQGTLVIFAGGDAETIEQLTPIYNVLSQRVTRMGTSGTGQATKICNQLIVAANSTLIAEAVALADQAGVDTALLAPALAGGFADSKPFQILAPRMATQTFEPVQWKVQTLSKDLNNALLLAQSFNLKIPVAQKALLQLQAHQENGFADKDLATIIKITEQ; translated from the coding sequence ATGCATGCGAATCAAAAAACACCAATCGCTTTTTTGGGTATGGGGTTAATGGGCACACGTATGGCAAGCCGACTATTGCATGCAGGTTATTCTGTTGCAGTCTGGAATCGCAGTCCACATGCATGTGAACCGCTCCTTCAACAAGGTGCATCATTATTAGCGATCGATCAGATTGCCCTTTATCCCGTTATTTTGACCTGTTTGGCCGACGATCAGGCGATGCAAAGTGTTTTTGCCCAGATTCAACCGTATTTACAAGCACAGCAAGTTATTGTTGATTTCTCTAGTTTATCGGTGCCTGCAACACAACAACTGGCTCAATCTGCTCAACAGCAGCAGGTCACTTGGATTGACTCCCCTGTATCCGGCGGCACTATTGGTGCAGAGCAAGGCACATTGGTTATTTTTGCTGGCGGTGATGCAGAAACCATCGAGCAGCTCACCCCGATTTACAATGTACTGTCGCAGCGTGTGACTCGGATGGGCACATCGGGTACTGGGCAAGCCACCAAAATTTGTAATCAACTGATTGTTGCTGCCAACAGCACCCTGATCGCAGAAGCAGTCGCCCTTGCCGATCAAGCAGGCGTCGACACCGCATTACTCGCACCCGCACTTGCAGGTGGTTTTGCCGACTCAAAGCCCTTTCAAATCCTTGCACCACGTATGGCAACTCAAACTTTTGAGCCTGTACAGTGGAAAGTGCAAACCTTATCAAAAGACTTAAACAATGCCTTACTTTTGGCACAAAGTTTTAACTTAAAGATACCTGTTGCACAAAAAGCTCTATTACAGTTACAAGCCCACCAAGAAAATGGCTTTGCTGATAAGGATTTAGCGACTATTATCAAAATTACAGAACAATAA